In Cytophagales bacterium, the following are encoded in one genomic region:
- a CDS encoding RagB/SusD family nutrient uptake outer membrane protein — MKSILNKTALTVAVIALLSACGLYDNLDTEPQQSLSNVTAITTPVDAESALNGTYAAMNQGGYYGRMQVIYGPNQFIYLGSTASTTRSITFDSENNNVSPADNTLTGTWDDIYEMADRASNVIEAVPNIDEMAFSPASRKNEIIAEARFLRALAHFDALRFFGRFWDTGSPLGAPLRLVPGNTTNKDLARSTVAETYASINEDLDFAIANGPDFSASHLTSVVAARALKARVALYQGDFETAISLATQVIDGGSFALEAVYDDIFINRLASSELIFGMFANATTEQSGHSFFFLSQASGGRQDYGPTPQYLALIAGDPREAASADPSVPEVLKYPNVNTQDDPAYIMRLAELYFIRAEALARQAAPDLAGALADLNVIRGRVGLADATAGTVEEFLGLLQEEKVKELAFEGSHSWFDAIRLGNARTLKPSIPSDDRLVLPLPTQEIDNNDFLEQNPSY; from the coding sequence ATGAAAAGTATATTGAATAAAACAGCCTTAACAGTTGCCGTAATCGCGCTTTTGAGTGCATGTGGTCTGTACGATAACCTGGACACGGAGCCACAGCAAAGTTTGTCCAATGTTACTGCCATCACCACGCCGGTTGATGCGGAAAGCGCCCTCAACGGGACATATGCCGCCATGAATCAAGGAGGTTATTACGGCAGGATGCAAGTGATCTATGGACCGAATCAGTTCATCTATTTAGGTTCTACGGCCAGTACCACTCGTAGTATCACCTTCGATTCGGAGAACAACAATGTTTCGCCGGCAGATAATACGCTGACAGGAACCTGGGACGACATCTATGAGATGGCGGATCGGGCTTCTAATGTGATTGAAGCGGTTCCGAACATTGACGAAATGGCGTTCAGTCCTGCTTCTCGTAAAAACGAGATCATCGCAGAGGCAAGATTCCTGAGAGCGTTGGCACATTTCGATGCGTTGCGTTTCTTTGGTCGTTTTTGGGATACCGGTTCACCCTTAGGTGCACCCTTAAGATTGGTTCCCGGAAATACGACAAATAAGGACCTGGCCCGATCGACAGTAGCGGAGACTTATGCCTCGATCAACGAAGACCTGGACTTTGCCATCGCTAATGGCCCTGACTTCAGCGCCAGCCACCTGACTTCTGTGGTTGCCGCAAGGGCATTGAAGGCCAGAGTAGCTTTGTATCAAGGGGATTTTGAAACTGCCATAAGCCTGGCAACGCAAGTGATCGATGGAGGTTCTTTTGCATTGGAGGCAGTCTATGATGATATATTCATCAACCGATTGGCCTCCAGTGAGTTGATTTTTGGCATGTTTGCCAATGCTACCACAGAGCAGTCCGGTCACTCGTTCTTTTTCTTGAGTCAGGCTTCCGGTGGAAGACAGGATTACGGTCCTACACCACAGTATTTGGCATTGATTGCCGGAGACCCGAGAGAAGCAGCCAGTGCTGACCCGAGCGTTCCTGAAGTACTGAAATATCCGAATGTTAATACACAGGACGATCCGGCTTACATCATGCGACTAGCTGAATTGTACTTCATCCGTGCGGAAGCTTTGGCACGGCAGGCAGCTCCGGATTTGGCAGGCGCACTCGCCGACTTAAACGTGATCCGAGGACGTGTAGGGTTGGCCGATGCTACCGCCGGGACGGTGGAAGAGTTTCTGGGGCTATTACAGGAAGAGAAGGTGAAGGAATTGGCATTTGAAGGTAGCCATTCCTGGTTCGATGCGATTCGTCTTGGCAATGCGCGAACATTGAAACCGTCCATTCCAAGTGATGACCGGTTGGTCTTGCCTTTGCCAACACAGGAAATTGATAACAATGATTTCTTAGAGCAAAATCCAAGTTACTAA
- a CDS encoding TonB-dependent receptor — MKNILLLFLCLGVVFATQAQTRTVSGRVTDDTGEAIPGVNVLLKGTASGTSTDLDGNYRVTIDGDNPILVFTFVGLLTQEVEVGSRSVVDVSMLSDVQRLSEVVVTGYGIQNRKDLTGAIASVKGEDIARVPVPGIDQALQGRAAGVSVVNNNGQPGGGISVRVRGSASINSNNQPLYVVDGVPIEPTDIFSTTLTAGGQGSFGGFGGQAGNSMNQINFNDVESIEVLKDASATAIYGSRAANGVVLITTKRGIPGKAKIDVGYNTGFTEVFDLPDVLNREQYIELQNEARVNAGLDPRADDFWNGGDTDWLDAVFRTARTSQFSVSARGGTDGLSYFTSVQYDDQEGTQIGTSFDRITARVNLDAKAGEKVKFGNSMMLSHTTDQIQSNDNFIIGPYFSAQRTRPDFEIRNPDGSFTSTNQFDNAVAAAEDYDNEFRSYRFLGSFFATYEPIENLIIKGTFSADYINTARDLYWAPSTLGGILNGFGWAERGQDESITINNTYTANYAFDINTDHKFNALVGAEWQKVERDQYSAAVANFPNEILRTFNSASTPTNADGLITDWGLQSYFARVNYNFDDRYLFTGTVRTDGSSRFGEDNRFGFFPSLGLAWNLSNETFFNAAFVETLKLRASWGVTGNHKVGNFASRGLFNGDVFYGGNGGTRPSQIANSGLKWEVATQVDLAVDFALFEGRVTGSVDYFEKVTTDILLQVPLPRTSGFNSVFQNVGEMENKGLEIELGGEVLALGDFSWNVSGNVTLFRNRVIKLVDGSDINTTGFNQSIIREGEPLGAFFGYEVESIFQNQEEIDAINAGASDGIYQAAGTAPGDFRFRDTNGDGKITEDDRVILGNPNPDIFGGVTSSMSWKGLNLNAFFQFSQGNDIMNFGLRGTMFMRNQDNVITRNLERWTPENPNTDVPRVIIGDPNNNRRVSSFLVEDGSYLRLKTLSLSYDLPQSLLNNTFLGNVNIYAMATNLWTATNYSGVDPEVSTFGGNEGAALGVDNDTYPSGKTYTFGVRVGF, encoded by the coding sequence ATGAAGAACATTTTACTATTGTTTTTATGTCTTGGGGTGGTGTTTGCTACACAGGCTCAAACCAGGACGGTCTCCGGTAGGGTGACTGATGACACTGGAGAGGCCATTCCGGGGGTCAACGTGCTCTTGAAAGGGACGGCTTCTGGTACCTCAACGGACCTGGATGGTAATTATCGGGTAACGATTGATGGAGATAACCCTATCCTTGTTTTCACATTTGTCGGTTTATTGACTCAAGAAGTAGAAGTAGGTTCAAGGTCGGTTGTGGACGTGAGCATGCTGAGCGATGTGCAACGTTTATCTGAAGTGGTCGTAACCGGTTACGGAATCCAAAATAGAAAGGACCTGACGGGTGCGATTGCTTCGGTGAAAGGAGAAGACATTGCCAGAGTACCAGTACCAGGGATTGATCAGGCTTTGCAAGGTCGGGCTGCGGGTGTTTCTGTCGTTAATAACAACGGACAGCCGGGCGGAGGAATTTCTGTAAGGGTCAGAGGATCCGCCTCGATCAATTCGAATAACCAGCCTTTATATGTGGTGGATGGAGTTCCCATTGAGCCAACAGACATTTTCTCGACGACCCTTACTGCTGGTGGACAAGGCTCATTTGGTGGTTTTGGAGGTCAGGCGGGTAACTCCATGAACCAGATCAATTTCAATGATGTCGAGTCAATTGAAGTGCTGAAAGATGCCTCTGCAACGGCTATTTATGGTTCCAGAGCTGCTAATGGCGTGGTTTTGATCACGACAAAACGGGGGATACCAGGAAAGGCGAAAATAGACGTAGGCTATAACACCGGATTTACTGAGGTATTTGATTTACCTGATGTGCTCAACAGAGAACAATACATCGAGCTTCAAAATGAAGCCAGGGTGAATGCTGGATTGGATCCCAGAGCAGATGATTTCTGGAATGGTGGAGATACGGACTGGTTAGATGCGGTATTCAGAACGGCGCGTACTTCTCAATTCAGTGTATCTGCCCGTGGCGGGACAGATGGCTTGTCTTATTTTACTTCGGTGCAATACGATGATCAGGAAGGTACGCAGATCGGAACCAGCTTCGATCGGATTACTGCGCGGGTCAATCTGGATGCGAAAGCCGGAGAGAAAGTGAAATTCGGAAACTCCATGATGTTGAGTCACACGACAGATCAGATCCAGTCTAATGACAACTTTATCATCGGGCCTTATTTCTCTGCACAACGGACCAGGCCAGATTTTGAGATCCGTAATCCTGATGGAAGTTTTACGTCTACCAATCAGTTTGATAATGCCGTAGCTGCTGCGGAGGATTATGACAATGAGTTTCGAAGCTATCGGTTCCTGGGGAGTTTCTTTGCTACCTATGAGCCTATTGAAAACCTGATCATCAAAGGGACTTTTTCTGCAGATTATATCAATACAGCAAGAGACCTTTACTGGGCGCCTTCGACCCTTGGTGGAATTTTGAATGGATTCGGATGGGCAGAAAGAGGTCAGGATGAGAGCATCACCATCAACAATACCTACACAGCCAATTATGCATTTGATATCAATACGGATCATAAATTCAATGCGCTGGTAGGAGCGGAGTGGCAAAAGGTAGAACGAGATCAGTATTCTGCGGCTGTGGCCAACTTCCCGAACGAGATCTTGCGTACCTTCAATTCAGCTTCTACACCCACCAACGCGGATGGATTGATTACAGATTGGGGCTTACAGTCTTATTTCGCCAGAGTCAACTACAACTTTGATGATCGTTACTTGTTTACAGGTACGGTGCGAACAGATGGTTCTTCCCGATTTGGAGAAGACAACCGATTCGGGTTTTTCCCTTCACTGGGTTTAGCCTGGAACCTTTCGAATGAAACGTTCTTCAATGCAGCCTTTGTAGAAACCCTGAAGTTGCGAGCAAGCTGGGGTGTTACGGGTAATCACAAAGTAGGAAACTTTGCTTCTCGTGGGTTGTTCAACGGCGATGTATTCTATGGCGGCAATGGAGGTACCAGACCTTCACAAATTGCCAACTCAGGACTGAAGTGGGAAGTAGCAACTCAAGTAGATCTGGCGGTAGACTTTGCCTTGTTCGAAGGCCGGGTAACTGGTTCTGTTGATTACTTCGAAAAGGTAACTACGGACATCTTATTACAAGTTCCTCTACCTAGAACATCAGGATTCAACAGTGTCTTCCAAAATGTCGGAGAGATGGAGAATAAAGGACTGGAGATTGAATTAGGTGGTGAAGTATTGGCCCTTGGTGATTTCTCCTGGAATGTTTCTGGTAATGTGACATTATTCAGAAACCGTGTGATCAAACTGGTTGACGGAAGCGATATCAATACCACGGGGTTCAATCAGAGCATTATCCGGGAAGGAGAGCCGCTCGGTGCTTTCTTCGGATATGAAGTAGAAAGCATCTTCCAGAATCAGGAAGAAATAGATGCGATCAATGCAGGTGCTTCCGATGGGATCTATCAGGCAGCCGGAACTGCTCCTGGTGACTTTCGATTCAGAGATACTAATGGTGACGGGAAGATCACAGAAGATGATCGGGTGATCCTGGGTAACCCTAATCCGGATATTTTCGGCGGAGTGACCAGTAGTATGAGCTGGAAAGGCCTTAACCTGAATGCGTTCTTCCAGTTTTCTCAGGGGAATGATATCATGAACTTCGGACTGAGAGGTACCATGTTCATGAGAAATCAGGACAATGTGATTACCAGAAACCTGGAAAGATGGACACCTGAAAACCCTAACACCGACGTGCCTAGAGTGATCATTGGCGATCCAAACAATAACCGTAGGGTTTCAAGCTTTTTGGTAGAGGATGGTTCTTATCTGAGATTGAAAACACTCTCTCTTTCCTATGACCTGCCCCAGAGCTTGTTGAATAACACGTTCCTGGGTAATGTGAACATCTATGCGATGGCTACCAACCTTTGGACTGCTACCAATTACTCTGGTGTGGATCCTGAGGTAAGCACTTTCGGAGGAAATGAAGGTGCCGCACTGGGAGTGGATAATGATACTTATCCAAGTGGTAAGACCTACACATTTGGAGTAAGAGTTGGATTTTAA
- a CDS encoding creatininase family protein, giving the protein MRPYVLAETNWEALKDAHFELAILPWGATEAHNYHLPYATDIIESEFISHESARIAWEQGAKVIVLPTIPFGVNTGQSDIYLDINLNPSTQMAILQDVLEVLNRQGIKKFMLLNSHGGNNFKPLIRELGLKFPEMFLCMTDWFRSLDKTKYFDEMGDHADEMETSLMLHFRPDLILPKDRWGDGKEKQHKIKAFTEGWAWSERQWSQISEDTGTGNPHHSTAEKGERFFKDVTEKMGKLLYDIAKADPEDLYE; this is encoded by the coding sequence ATACGCCCATACGTTCTCGCAGAAACCAATTGGGAAGCCCTAAAAGATGCCCATTTTGAATTGGCCATTTTACCTTGGGGAGCTACCGAGGCACACAATTATCACCTGCCCTACGCAACAGATATCATCGAATCAGAATTCATCTCTCATGAATCTGCCAGGATCGCCTGGGAACAAGGTGCCAAGGTGATTGTCTTGCCTACCATTCCTTTCGGCGTGAACACCGGACAATCAGACATTTATTTGGACATTAATCTTAATCCAAGTACACAGATGGCTATCCTTCAGGATGTCCTGGAAGTATTGAACAGACAAGGTATCAAGAAATTCATGTTGCTGAACAGCCATGGTGGCAACAACTTCAAACCCCTGATCCGTGAACTGGGTCTGAAATTTCCAGAGATGTTCCTTTGCATGACTGACTGGTTCCGATCATTGGACAAAACGAAATATTTTGACGAAATGGGTGACCATGCCGACGAAATGGAAACAAGCCTGATGTTACATTTTCGACCAGATCTAATTCTACCTAAGGATCGTTGGGGAGATGGAAAGGAAAAGCAACACAAAATCAAAGCCTTTACTGAAGGCTGGGCCTGGTCTGAGCGACAATGGTCCCAAATCAGTGAGGATACTGGAACAGGCAACCCGCATCACTCGACTGCCGAAAAGGGAGAACGATTTTTCAAGGATGTCACAGAAAAGATGGGCAAGTTGCTGTACGATATTGCCAAAGCGGATCCGGAAGATTTGTATGAGTAA
- a CDS encoding SRPBCC family protein: MPVIQLETTIHAPIERCFDLSRSIDLHADSMSHTNERPIAGRTSGLIELNETVTWSARHFGITQQLTSLITDVESPTFFADEMVKGAFKRFRHEHHFSEKDGTTTLIDIFDYTSPMGLLGKLFDFLVLKNYMRDLLIKRNDVLKAYAESDKWKTLLTAP; encoded by the coding sequence ATGCCCGTCATCCAACTAGAAACAACGATCCATGCCCCCATTGAACGGTGCTTTGACCTTTCACGAAGTATAGACCTGCATGCAGACTCCATGTCCCATACGAATGAGAGACCCATTGCCGGAAGAACTTCGGGTTTAATTGAATTGAATGAGACTGTAACCTGGAGCGCACGTCACTTTGGGATTACCCAGCAACTGACTTCCCTGATCACCGATGTTGAAAGTCCCACTTTTTTTGCAGATGAAATGGTAAAGGGTGCATTCAAAAGGTTTCGACATGAACATCATTTCTCAGAAAAGGACGGCACAACAACCCTCATCGACATTTTTGATTACACTTCTCCGATGGGACTTCTTGGAAAACTTTTTGATTTTTTAGTCTTGAAGAATTACATGCGAGATCTACTGATCAAGCGGAATGACGTGTTAAAAGCGTACGCCGAATCAGATAAGTGGAAAACCTTGTTAACGGCACCATGA